A stretch of the Uranotaenia lowii strain MFRU-FL chromosome 3, ASM2978415v1, whole genome shotgun sequence genome encodes the following:
- the LOC129752436 gene encoding uncharacterized protein LOC129752436: protein MNRDDFRKSGGTVFRRISDIELEVYSVFAQTIDGDIVRIVETPEEVSAIRYATDDENRITEMEFGYDVAKVSRLFGRKVKGAGKKAAKMTMDEFLALFREEQPLHPLTENPGHGSRLRMKMIDILELDERTFPKGAEDMFVAEARKKFDALTPMLCRCSLQRAKDKIRSDLAAIIRSRNEMKAQIEIEQHGVDKYEAIIQELGVGKVVKFFADPGESVAFLEDMKKLEKADVEVRNSIRLIKKNR, encoded by the exons ATGAACCGTGACGATTTTCGCAAGAGTGGAGGAACCGTATTTCGACGGATATCCGACATCGAGCTAGAAGTTTATAGTGTTTTTGCGCAAACAATAGATGGAGACATCGTCCGGATTGTGGAGACCCCGGAAGAG GTGAGTGCAATTCGTTATGCCACGGACGACGAGAACCGAATAACGGAGATGGAATTCGGCTACGATGTGGCCAAGGTTTCCCGCCTGTTCGGCCGAAAGGTTAAGGGTGCCGGCAAGAAAGCGGCCAAGATGACCATGGACGAGTTCTTGGCGTTGTTCAGAGAGGAACAACCTTTGCATCCGCTAACCGAAAATCCGGGCCATGGCAGTCGCTTGCGCATGAAAATGATCGATATTTTAGAACTGGATGAAAGAACATTTCCGAAAGGCGCAGAGGACATGTTCGTTGCCGAGGCGCGAAAAAAATTCGACGCTCTAACGCCGATGCTTTGCAGGTGTTCCTTGCAGCGGGCCAAAGATAAAATCAGGAGTGATCTCGCCGCGATCATTCGGAGCCGGAACGAAATGAAGGCACAAATTGAGATCGAACAGCACGGCGTGGACAAATATGAAGCTATCATACAGGAACTGGGAGTCGGCAAGGTGGTTAAGTTTTTTGCTGATCCCGGCGAATCGGTTGCTTTCCTCGAGGATATGAAGAAATTGGAAAAGGCTGACGTTGAGGTCCGAAACAGTATTCGACTGATCAAGAAGAATCGTTGA